The genomic interval TCACCGCATCCACGTAGGACGCGGTGTGTACCCGCTCCAGGGCTTCCCGGGGCGCGGGCTCGGCGTCCCGGCGCTCCAGGGCGTCGAAGGCCGGATCCTCCAGCGCCTTCAGAATCGCTTCCAGGCGCTCAATGCGCTCTGGATGACTGCTCCCCGTGTCATGTTCCAGACAGTCACGATGGGAGATCAGCCAGGTGGACACGGCGCTAGTCCGGATTCTGGAGGGCCTGACGGAACGTCAGTTCGAAAGGCCCTTCCCGACCGTGGGGGTTGGCGGAAACCGCGAAATTGCGGGACTGCCCCGACTCGAAGTCGAAGGTTCCGATATAGGACACCCAGCCGTTTTCGCGGACCTGTCGCATGGGAATGTCCGTGGGATCATCGTCATTACTCGCCCACACACTGGCCTGCACCGCCCCGGTCACCGGCTCGCCGTTTTCCAGGATGGTCACCAGCAGCAGGGCTTTGCTGCGGCTTCGCACAATTCCCCGGGCCTGGGCCACCTGATCGGTCAGCAGCCCGGTGGGAATGGCGCTGTAGTGGACTTCATGGTCGCCGTAGGGCTCCATCTGTTGGGCGGCGGCCCCCACGGCCACGCCGCAGAGCAGAGCCGCGGTGGCGATCGACAACAACGCTTTCAGAGCCTTCATTCCGACCTCCCTGATGCCCGGCAGATGCGGTAGAGCGCCACCTCTCCGAACAGGTTCGGCAGCAGCCCCCCGATCCACGGCTGTTTCATTTCATGAGATAACACGCGCCGCTCCAGTATGTGAATACCCAGGTCTTCACACAACGCCTCGAAATCGCGGATCGTGCAGAAGTGAATGTTCGGGGTCTCGTACCAGCCATAGGACAGCGCCTTGCTCATGGGCATGCGTCCCCGTACCGCGATGTGCCAGCGCAGCCGGTAGTAGGCAAAGTTGGGGAAAGTCACGATCCCGGTGCGACCCACCCGCAGCATGTCCTTGAGGAGCTGGTCCGGGCGCTGCACCGCCTGAAGCGTCTGGGTCAAAATCACCTGGTCAAAGGCCCCGTCATCGAAGTCGGCGAGCCCCTCGTCGAGATCGCTTTCGATGACGTTGATGCCGTTGGCAATGCTGCGGGTAATGCCCTCGGGGTCGATCTCGAGGCCGTAACCGGTGGCCCGCCTCTGCTCGAAGAGATGCCTCAGCAGGCGTCCGTCGCCGCAGCCCAGGTCCAGTACCCGCTGGCCTTCGCCCACCCAGTCGGCGACGATCTGAAGATCCTGCCGCAGCGGACTCATGCCCCCACCTCCGTTGCCACCCGGTCCATGTAGGTGCGGAACACCTCCAGATAGCGGGGCACCGGCATCAGGAAGGCATCGTGACCATGATTGGCGCGGATTTCCGCGTAACTCACCCGCCGATTACTGTCCAGCAGGGCGCGGACGATCTCCCGGGACGCCGAGGAGGGAAATCGCCAGTCACTGGTAAAGGAGGCCACGAAGAACGGCGCCCGGGTGGTGGCCAGGGTGCGGGTCAGATCGCCGCCGTGGCGGGCGGCGGGGTCGAAGTAATCCAGCGCCTTGGTCATGAGCAGATAGGTGTTGGCATCAAATCGGTCCACAAAGGACTGACCCTGGTGGCGAAGATAGCTTTCCACCTCGAATTCCACATCGTAATGAAAGCCGTAGGCGCTGGGCTCGCCACGGCGGTCGCGGCCGAATTTCTCGCCCATGGCCGCCTCGGACAGATAAGTGATGTGCCCGAGCATGCGGGCCAGCATCAGGCCGGTCTCGGGGCGCTCGCCGTTGGCGGCGTAGCGGCCCTCGTGAAATTGCGGGTCGGAGCGGATGGCCTGGCGGGCCACCTCGTTGAAGGCAATGTTCTGCGCCGACAGCCGGGGTGCGGCGGCGATCACCACGGCGTGACCGATCCGGTCGGGCTCATCAATGGCCCATTGCAGTGCCTGCATGCCCCCCAGGCTGCCGCCGGCCACCGCGGCCCAGCGCTGAATCCCCAGGTGATCCGCCAGCCGTGCCTGGGTGCGGACCCAGTCGCCCACCGTGACCATGGGGAAGTCGGCGCCGTAGGGATGGCCGGTTTCCGGGTTGACGCTTACCGGCCCGGTGGAGCCATGACAGCCACCGATGTTGTTGCTGCAGACCACGAAGAAGCGGTCGGTATCCAGCGGTTTGCCCGGGCCGATGCAGCTCT from Spiribacter sp. 2438 carries:
- a CDS encoding DUF4426 domain-containing protein, with amino-acid sequence MKALKALLSIATAALLCGVAVGAAAQQMEPYGDHEVHYSAIPTGLLTDQVAQARGIVRSRSKALLLVTILENGEPVTGAVQASVWASNDDDPTDIPMRQVRENGWVSYIGTFDFESGQSRNFAVSANPHGREGPFELTFRQALQNPD
- the metW gene encoding methionine biosynthesis protein MetW codes for the protein MRQDLQIVADWVGEGQRVLDLGCGDGRLLRHLFEQRRATGYGLEIDPEGITRSIANGINVIESDLDEGLADFDDGAFDQVILTQTLQAVQRPDQLLKDMLRVGRTGIVTFPNFAYYRLRWHIAVRGRMPMSKALSYGWYETPNIHFCTIRDFEALCEDLGIHILERRVLSHEMKQPWIGGLLPNLFGEVALYRICRASGRSE
- a CDS encoding homoserine O-acetyltransferase, encoding MARSFPNDSVGLVETHQARFDERLRLECGRELPGYELAYQTYGRLNADASNAVLVCHALSGSHHAAGYDHPEARKPGWWESCIGPGKPLDTDRFFVVCSNNIGGCHGSTGPVSVNPETGHPYGADFPMVTVGDWVRTQARLADHLGIQRWAAVAGGSLGGMQALQWAIDEPDRIGHAVVIAAAPRLSAQNIAFNEVARQAIRSDPQFHEGRYAANGERPETGLMLARMLGHITYLSEAAMGEKFGRDRRGEPSAYGFHYDVEFEVESYLRHQGQSFVDRFDANTYLLMTKALDYFDPAARHGGDLTRTLATTRAPFFVASFTSDWRFPSSASREIVRALLDSNRRVSYAEIRANHGHDAFLMPVPRYLEVFRTYMDRVATEVGA